Within the Actinomycetota bacterium genome, the region TCAGCTGCTGCGCTCGCGCCTCACCGAGCTGCACCCCTCGACCGTGCTGGCCCGCCGCCGCCAGCTGCTCGACGACATCGGCCTGGTCGACGAGGAGATCCCCGGCAGCTACGCCGAGGACTACGAGTGGCTGCTGCGGGCCTCCCGGCTCGGGCCCGTGCTGGCCGTGGCCGAGCCGCTGGCCGTCATCCACTGGCACCAGTCGTCGTTCTTCGCCGACCGCTGGCGCACCATCATCTCCGCCCTCACCTACCTGGTCGACAAGCACCAGGACCTCGAGGCGGAGCCGTCGGGGCTGGCCCGCATCTACGGCCAGATCGCCTTCGCCCACGCGGCCCTGGGGGAGCGGCGCCCGGCCCGGAGCTGGGCCCGCCGGACGCTGTCGCTGGACCGGCGCGAGCGCCGCGCCTACCTGGCCGTCGCCATCAGCCTGGGCCTGGTCAGCGCCAAGCAGGTGGTGCGAATGGCCCATGCGGCCGGCAAGGGCATCTAGCGCCCGTTCCCGACAAGCCAGCGGGGTAGAGCACAATCGAGCAACGATTTGACCGACGAATCGTGATCTTGGTTAGATCCGGCGCGGCACCTCCCCCCAACGTCAGCGGGCCTTCCCCCCGGGCCCGACGCACCGCCGCTCCACTCCCGTCCATGGTGAGCAGTCACCAAGGAGGAGCTGCATTGCGCCATGTCCCCCGTCATGCCAGCCCGTCCGCCCGGCGCGGCGGCCGTTCCCGTGTCGTCACCGCCCTGGTCCTGCTGGCCGCGCTGGTCGGCGCCCTCGCCGTGTCGGCGCGGGCCTTCCCCCCGACCGGCGCCCAGGGCGACGCGGCCCTGACGCCCAAGGCGGCCTGGCTCGGCGCCTACGTGCA harbors:
- a CDS encoding glycosyltransferase, with amino-acid sequence GILAATGELVAFCDDDDEWLPEKLARQVARLLATPSAAVSTTGILVRHKDRTTTRLAPTVLVTHRQLLRSRLTELHPSTVLARRRQLLDDIGLVDEEIPGSYAEDYEWLLRASRLGPVLAVAEPLAVIHWHQSSFFADRWRTIISALTYLVDKHQDLEAEPSGLARIYGQIAFAHAALGERRPARSWARRTLSLDRRERRAYLAVAISLGLVSAKQVVRMAHAAGKGI